One genomic window of Anoplolepis gracilipes chromosome 5, ASM4749672v1, whole genome shotgun sequence includes the following:
- the Vha100-2 gene encoding V-type proton ATPase 116 kDa subunit a 1 isoform X1, with product MGAMFRSEEMALCQLFIQPEAAYLSVSELGETGTVQFRDLNGDVNYFQRKFVNEVRRCDELERKLRYIEAEVRKDGVPIPDNLTELPRAPNPREIINLEAHLEKTENDIQELSQNGVNLKSNYLELTEFQHVLEKTQVFFTENQDSFLLLLYQQEEANDSITKALINEEAPNPATSIRGHLEFVGGVINRERVPAFERMLWRISRGNVFLRQTEIDKPLEDPSTGNKIYKTAFVAFFQGEQLKTRIKKVCTGFRASLYDCPTSQAKRQEKLKAVQIQLADLNLVLNQTQDHRQRVLHNVAKELPNWSIMVRKMKAIYHTMNLFNMDVSKKCLIGECWVPIADLGTVQNCLTEGSQQCGSSIPSFLNVIHTDENPPTYNRTNRFTRGFQNLIDAYGVASYREVNPALYTIITFPFLFGVMFGDAGHGLILTLFGAAMVLREKKIVAQKSDNEIWNLFFGGRYIILLMGLFSIYSGFIYNDIFAKSVNIFGSSWRATYTYNDILYNKTLELLPEAKAKHYLQEPYPLGIDPVWSLAHNKIVFQNSFKMKLSIIFGVVHMIFGVCMNVVNIMYFKKYSSLFLEFIPQLLFLVFLFFYMTALMFIKWVLYDASSDDEGRRPGCAPSVLITFINMMLFKNANVPAGCSQYMFEGQDILQKVLLFSALACVPVMLFGKPLFITCSKRMKISRKTYSNGSASQDIELQPQDLQIAGTSSDAAGHGHKEEGFGELMIHQSIHTIEYVLSTVSHTASYLRLWALSLAHSQLSEVLWGRVLRIGLGAEENQYVNSIVLFATFAIWAFFTIVILVMMEGLSAFLHTLRLHWVEFMTKFYEGLGYPFQPFYFKSILDAEDAEE from the exons ATGGGGGCAATGTTCAGAAGCGAGGAGATGGCCCTTTGCCAGCTGTTTATTCAGCCGGAGGCAGCTTACCTTTCTGTTTCTGAACTAGGAGAAACCGGTACGGTGCAATTTCGTGAT CTAAATGGTGACgtgaattattttcaacgGAAATTCGTCAATGAGGTCCGACGATGCGACGAACTGGAACGCAAACTTCGATACATCGAGGCGGAAGTCAGGAAAGACGGTGTGCCGATCCCAGATAATCTTACGGAACTACCACGGGCACCCAATCCACGTGAGATTATAAATCTCGAG GCCCATCTCGAGAAAACGGAGAACGATATACAAGAGCTGAGCCAGAACGGAGTGAACTTGAAGAGTAACTATCTCGAGTTGACGGAATTTCAGCACGTGCTTGAAAAGACGCAAGTGTTTTTCACGGAG AATCAAGATtcgtttcttcttcttctgtaTCAACAGGAAGAGGCCAATGACTCGATCACCAAGGCGCTCATTAACGAGGAAGCACCCAATCCAGCAACTTCGATTCGTGGACATCTGGA ATTCGTCGGCGGAGTAATAAATCGTGAACGAGTTCCTGCCTTCGAGAGAATGCTTTGGCGTATATCCCGTGGAAACGTATTTCTTCGGCAAACCGAAATTGATAAACCATTGGAAGATCCATCTACG ggcaacaaaatttataaaacagctTTCGTAGCGTTTTTTCAAGGAGAACAGTTGAAAACTCGTATTAAGAAGGTTTGCACTGGTTTTCGCGCTTCGCTCTACGATTGTCCGACGAGCCAAGCTAAACGTCAGGAAAAGTTAAAAGCTGTGCAAATACAGTTGGCGGATCTTAACTTG GTACTAAACCAAACGCAAGATCATCGTCAACGTGTTCTGCATAATGTAGCGAAGGAATTGCCAAACTGGAGTATTATGGTCCGAAAGATGAAAGCTATTTATCATACGATGAATCTGTTTAACATGGATGTGTCCAAAAAATGTCTTATTGGAGAATGTTGGGTGCCTATTGCCGATCTTGGAACTGTGCAAAATTGCCTTACAGAAGGATCG CAACAATGCGGGAGTTCTATACCGTCGTTTCTCAACGTGATCCACACAGATGAAAATCCCCCAACGTACAACAGAACAAATAGATTTACGAGAGGTTTTCAAAATCTAATTGATGCATATGGTGTGGCTTCGTATCGCGAGGTTAATCCGGCGctttatactattattacgTTTCCTTTCCTGTTCGGCGTTATGTTTGGCGATGCTGGGCACG GGCTGATATTGACTCTTTTTGGCGCTGCCATGGTACTACGggagaaaaaaatcgtcgCCCAAAAATCGGACAATGAAAtttggaatttatttttcgGTGGTCGTTACATCATCCTCCTCATGGGTCTGTTCTCCATCTACAGCGGTTTTATCTACAATGATATATTCGCAAAGTCAGTTAATATATTCGGATCTAGTTGGAGGGCTACGTATACATAcaacgatatattatataacaagacACTGGAATTGTTGCCGGAGGCGAAGGCGAAGCATTATCTGCAGGAACCATATCCTCTGGGCATAGACCCAGTTTGGTCGCTCGCTCACAACAAAATTGTATTTCAGAATTCGTTCAAGATGAAGCTGTCGATCATTTTCGGCGTCGTACACATGATTTTCGGTGTGTGCATGAACGTTGTCAATATTAT gtATTTCAAGAAGTATTCCAGCTTGTTTCTTGAATTTATACCACAATTGCTCTTCCTTGTCTTCCTGTTTTTTTACATGACTGCCTTGATGTTTATTAAGTGGGTTTTATACGATGCTTCGTCTGATg ATGAAGGACGAAGACCGGGTTGTGCACCATCGGTtttgattacatttattaacatGATGCTCTTCAAAAATGCCAATGTGCCTGCGGGTTGTTCCCAATACATGTTTGAAGGGCaagatattttgcaaaaagttCTCCTGTTTTCTGCTTTAGCATGCGTCCCCGTGATGCTGTTTGGAAAACCGTTATTTATAACATGCTcgaaaagaatgaaaatttcaagaaaaacttAC AGCAACGGAAGTGCGTCCCAGGACATCGAGTTGCAGCCGCAGGATTTGCAAATCGCAGGGACCAGTAGCGATGCGGCGGGTCATGGTCATAAAGAAGAGGGCTTCGGTGAATTGATGATCCATCAATCTATCCATACCATAGAATACGTTTTATCTACCGTTTCGCACACTGCCTCCTATCTACGATTGTGGGCGCTGTCTTTGGCTCATTCCCAGCTATCTGAAGTGCTCTGGGGCAGAGTTTTGCGGATAGGCTTAGGAGCAGAAGAGAATCAGTATGTCAATAGCATCGTACTATTTGCCACCTTCGCCATCTGGGCTTTCTTTACCATCGTCATTCTCGTTATGATGGAGGGCCTCTCAGCGTTTCTTCATACACTTAGGCTTCACTG GGTCGAGTTTATGACCAAATTCTACGAAGGTTTAGGATATCCCTTCCAGCCATTTTACTTTAAGAGTATTTTAGACGCTGAAGATGCCGAAGAGTAA
- the Vha100-2 gene encoding V-type proton ATPase 116 kDa subunit a 1 isoform X2, with amino-acid sequence MGAMFRSEEMALCQLFIQPEAAYLSVSELGETGTVQFRDLNGDVNYFQRKFVNEVRRCDELERKLRYIEAEVRKDGVPIPDNLTELPRAPNPREIINLEAHLEKTENDIQELSQNGVNLKSNYLELTEFQHVLEKTQVFFTEEEANDSITKALINEEAPNPATSIRGHLEFVGGVINRERVPAFERMLWRISRGNVFLRQTEIDKPLEDPSTGNKIYKTAFVAFFQGEQLKTRIKKVCTGFRASLYDCPTSQAKRQEKLKAVQIQLADLNLVLNQTQDHRQRVLHNVAKELPNWSIMVRKMKAIYHTMNLFNMDVSKKCLIGECWVPIADLGTVQNCLTEGSQQCGSSIPSFLNVIHTDENPPTYNRTNRFTRGFQNLIDAYGVASYREVNPALYTIITFPFLFGVMFGDAGHGLILTLFGAAMVLREKKIVAQKSDNEIWNLFFGGRYIILLMGLFSIYSGFIYNDIFAKSVNIFGSSWRATYTYNDILYNKTLELLPEAKAKHYLQEPYPLGIDPVWSLAHNKIVFQNSFKMKLSIIFGVVHMIFGVCMNVVNIMYFKKYSSLFLEFIPQLLFLVFLFFYMTALMFIKWVLYDASSDDEGRRPGCAPSVLITFINMMLFKNANVPAGCSQYMFEGQDILQKVLLFSALACVPVMLFGKPLFITCSKRMKISRKTYSNGSASQDIELQPQDLQIAGTSSDAAGHGHKEEGFGELMIHQSIHTIEYVLSTVSHTASYLRLWALSLAHSQLSEVLWGRVLRIGLGAEENQYVNSIVLFATFAIWAFFTIVILVMMEGLSAFLHTLRLHWVEFMTKFYEGLGYPFQPFYFKSILDAEDAEE; translated from the exons ATGGGGGCAATGTTCAGAAGCGAGGAGATGGCCCTTTGCCAGCTGTTTATTCAGCCGGAGGCAGCTTACCTTTCTGTTTCTGAACTAGGAGAAACCGGTACGGTGCAATTTCGTGAT CTAAATGGTGACgtgaattattttcaacgGAAATTCGTCAATGAGGTCCGACGATGCGACGAACTGGAACGCAAACTTCGATACATCGAGGCGGAAGTCAGGAAAGACGGTGTGCCGATCCCAGATAATCTTACGGAACTACCACGGGCACCCAATCCACGTGAGATTATAAATCTCGAG GCCCATCTCGAGAAAACGGAGAACGATATACAAGAGCTGAGCCAGAACGGAGTGAACTTGAAGAGTAACTATCTCGAGTTGACGGAATTTCAGCACGTGCTTGAAAAGACGCAAGTGTTTTTCACGGAG GAAGAGGCCAATGACTCGATCACCAAGGCGCTCATTAACGAGGAAGCACCCAATCCAGCAACTTCGATTCGTGGACATCTGGA ATTCGTCGGCGGAGTAATAAATCGTGAACGAGTTCCTGCCTTCGAGAGAATGCTTTGGCGTATATCCCGTGGAAACGTATTTCTTCGGCAAACCGAAATTGATAAACCATTGGAAGATCCATCTACG ggcaacaaaatttataaaacagctTTCGTAGCGTTTTTTCAAGGAGAACAGTTGAAAACTCGTATTAAGAAGGTTTGCACTGGTTTTCGCGCTTCGCTCTACGATTGTCCGACGAGCCAAGCTAAACGTCAGGAAAAGTTAAAAGCTGTGCAAATACAGTTGGCGGATCTTAACTTG GTACTAAACCAAACGCAAGATCATCGTCAACGTGTTCTGCATAATGTAGCGAAGGAATTGCCAAACTGGAGTATTATGGTCCGAAAGATGAAAGCTATTTATCATACGATGAATCTGTTTAACATGGATGTGTCCAAAAAATGTCTTATTGGAGAATGTTGGGTGCCTATTGCCGATCTTGGAACTGTGCAAAATTGCCTTACAGAAGGATCG CAACAATGCGGGAGTTCTATACCGTCGTTTCTCAACGTGATCCACACAGATGAAAATCCCCCAACGTACAACAGAACAAATAGATTTACGAGAGGTTTTCAAAATCTAATTGATGCATATGGTGTGGCTTCGTATCGCGAGGTTAATCCGGCGctttatactattattacgTTTCCTTTCCTGTTCGGCGTTATGTTTGGCGATGCTGGGCACG GGCTGATATTGACTCTTTTTGGCGCTGCCATGGTACTACGggagaaaaaaatcgtcgCCCAAAAATCGGACAATGAAAtttggaatttatttttcgGTGGTCGTTACATCATCCTCCTCATGGGTCTGTTCTCCATCTACAGCGGTTTTATCTACAATGATATATTCGCAAAGTCAGTTAATATATTCGGATCTAGTTGGAGGGCTACGTATACATAcaacgatatattatataacaagacACTGGAATTGTTGCCGGAGGCGAAGGCGAAGCATTATCTGCAGGAACCATATCCTCTGGGCATAGACCCAGTTTGGTCGCTCGCTCACAACAAAATTGTATTTCAGAATTCGTTCAAGATGAAGCTGTCGATCATTTTCGGCGTCGTACACATGATTTTCGGTGTGTGCATGAACGTTGTCAATATTAT gtATTTCAAGAAGTATTCCAGCTTGTTTCTTGAATTTATACCACAATTGCTCTTCCTTGTCTTCCTGTTTTTTTACATGACTGCCTTGATGTTTATTAAGTGGGTTTTATACGATGCTTCGTCTGATg ATGAAGGACGAAGACCGGGTTGTGCACCATCGGTtttgattacatttattaacatGATGCTCTTCAAAAATGCCAATGTGCCTGCGGGTTGTTCCCAATACATGTTTGAAGGGCaagatattttgcaaaaagttCTCCTGTTTTCTGCTTTAGCATGCGTCCCCGTGATGCTGTTTGGAAAACCGTTATTTATAACATGCTcgaaaagaatgaaaatttcaagaaaaacttAC AGCAACGGAAGTGCGTCCCAGGACATCGAGTTGCAGCCGCAGGATTTGCAAATCGCAGGGACCAGTAGCGATGCGGCGGGTCATGGTCATAAAGAAGAGGGCTTCGGTGAATTGATGATCCATCAATCTATCCATACCATAGAATACGTTTTATCTACCGTTTCGCACACTGCCTCCTATCTACGATTGTGGGCGCTGTCTTTGGCTCATTCCCAGCTATCTGAAGTGCTCTGGGGCAGAGTTTTGCGGATAGGCTTAGGAGCAGAAGAGAATCAGTATGTCAATAGCATCGTACTATTTGCCACCTTCGCCATCTGGGCTTTCTTTACCATCGTCATTCTCGTTATGATGGAGGGCCTCTCAGCGTTTCTTCATACACTTAGGCTTCACTG GGTCGAGTTTATGACCAAATTCTACGAAGGTTTAGGATATCCCTTCCAGCCATTTTACTTTAAGAGTATTTTAGACGCTGAAGATGCCGAAGAGTAA
- the LOC140665698 gene encoding organic cation transporter protein has translation MTSVDTDLEELMSHLGEFSKHQFRQYCLHMLAAFVSGVHMLSILTVAAVPPHQCNIPEMNLSSSITEIHNLTFSDWNTSIISEHLPRPLDSCHYLDRDNVTQECSSWTYDTTYIQSSRGMEWDFVCSRRWMSAVAQSSYMFGVFVGAATLGTMADKYGRKIIFYVSVIAQLVFGVSVALVNNYYIFLVLRFLYGIFGSAGAYITAFVLTMELVGSSKRTVCGVLLQLGFATGFMAVAMWGAIIHDRMWLQIVYGLHTILLLSHWWLMDESPRWLWSHGRVAEAIIIVQKGLKINGSNVQVDAAKLISKSKAKHEVKEEKSYGALDLFKTPNLRKKTLNICFNWFSNSIAYYGLTLNTGNLVSNPLLTLFLNVLMEVPACIFVIFTLDRTGRRCLVSAFMIIGGICCIFAAGITGMTGELATITRITIVLLGKTCVAGSFAVIYNYTAELFPTVVRNTAVGIGSMCARLSGTLTPMIFLLDSLDPRMPTALFGLTVLTAGYMALYLPETLNQPMPETMEDGENFGKGDTCFTTCMGNRTKIAANDHEITMEQITHERDEKESTNK, from the coding sequence ATGACGAGCGTGGACACAGATCTTGAGGAACTTATGTCCCACTTGGGTGAATTCAGCAAACATCAATTCCGACAGTATTGTCTGCACATGCTTGCCGCGTTTGTGTCCGGCGTGCACATGCTGAGTATATTGACGGTTGCAGCGGTGCCGCCGCATCAGTGCAACATCCCAGAAATGAACCTGTCATCTTCCATAACCGAGATCCATAACTTGACCTTTTCCGACTGGAACACCTCGATCATTTCGGAACATCTTCCGCGCCCCCTTGACAGCTGTCACTATCTGGATCGTGACAATGTCACCCAAGAATGCAGCTCGTGGACCTACGACACGACGTACATTCAGTCATCGCGCGGCATGGAATGGGACTTCGTGTGTTCGCGACGGTGGATGAGCGCCGTAGCTCAATCCTCCTACATGTTTGGCGTGTTTGTCGGCGCTGCCACCCTGGGCACTATGGCGGATAAGTATGGCAGGAAGATTATATTCTATGTATCTGTGATAGCGCAGCTAGTGTTCGGAGTATCGGTGGCTCTTGTGAATAATTACTACATCTTCCTGGTGCTTCGATTCTTGTATGGCATCTTCGGTTCTGCTGGTGCTTACATCACCGCGTTTGTATTGACGATGGAGTTGGTAGGTTCGTCCAAAAGAACGGTGTGCGGCGTGTTGCTCCAATTGGGTTTTGCTACGGGCTTTATGGCAGTAGCCATGTGGGGTGCTATAATCCATGATCGTATGTGGCTGCAGATCGTGTACGGTTTGCACACCATACTTTTGCTCAGCCACTGGTGGCTGATGGACGAGTCACCCAGATGGTTATGGTCGCACGGTCGCGTCGCCGAAGCAATCATCATCGTGCAAAAgggtttaaaaataaacggcAGCAACGTACAAGTGGACGCGGCCAAGCTTATTAGCAAATCAAAAGCAAAGCATGAGGTCAAGGAGGAAAAATCATATGGTGCGCTGGATCTTTTCAAAACGCCGAATCTCCGTAAAAAGACTCTCAATATATGTTTCAATTGGTTTTCTAATTCAATCGCCTATTACGGACTGACGCTCAATACCGGCAATCTGGTAAGCAATCCACTCCTTACGCTATTCCTCAACGTTTTGATGGAGGTACCGGCGTGCATCTTCGTAATATTTACCTTGGATCGAACCGGCAGGCGATGCCTGGTCAGTGCATTCATGATAATCGGTGGCATATGCTGCATCTTCGCCGCCGGTATTACTGGCATGACTGGTGAATTGGCGACCATCACCAGAATTACGATAGTGCTGCTAGGCAAAACCTGCGTGGCCGGCTCGTTCGCcgtcatatataattacacgGCCGAGCTATTTCCCACGGTGGTGAGAAACACCGCGGTTGGTATCGGCTCCATGTGCGCACGTCTTAGCGGCACGCTCACGCCGATGATCTTTTTATTGGACTCGCTGGACCCGCGAATGCCAACCGCGCTCTTCGGACTCACCGTTCTGACAGCGGGCTATATGGCGCTCTACCTGCCAGAAACGCTAAATCAACCGATGCCGGAGACCATGGAAGACGGCGAGAATTTCGGCAAGGGTGATACCTGCTTCACTACCTGCATGGGTAATAGAACGAAAATCGCCGCGAACGACCACGAGATCACGATGGAGCAGATAACACACGAGAGAGATGAAAAGGAGAGCACTAATAAATAA